GATTATACTGAAGTCCTTGTTGCACTTGGTTCCACCTCGCTGTCCATTAAAGAAgctttttcagcaaaaacaaGAACATTTGGTAAGGTATTGAGTGAGATACTACTCGCAGGCGTCTACCTCATTTGGTTTTGATCTTTTATTGGAAAGATGCTCAGCATAATGTCATGTTAACTTAGTTGCAACTAATATAAACCTCACTTTGTGAGGTTTTCCATTGGCATTATATCACAATATATGAATGTCATGTTCATGCACTATAGTACTGTATGAGGAAAGAGTAAGCTACTACTGTAGTCATAGTCATTTACCTCATTTGCTTATTGATGTATTGGTTGTTTTATCGTTCTAGTCACATCGCCAGAAGAGACCAGGCATAATGAAGACTTGCTGCAAATTCAAACACACTGTCGGAGATTTTGCATGAGCATGGTGCAGTCAGCAATGCACGTTGATTCATGCCCAGCACCTTCTAATACCCGAGTATTTGTAAAAGCAAGCAAATCCAAGTTTAAGGAAGGTTTAATTCCATGGCCTAACTTCAGGTATACCAACTTTTCCAACTGAGTTGGGTTTTTATGTAAGGATATCATACATTGAATAATCACTTAATATTGTATATGATTATATGGTATTGTACAGTATGCAGCAAGAATACTCTACCAATTACAGTTAAACGCATCATCATCATTATTGTACATCACATTTTTGTATTCAATTTTCTTACAGTCTAAGTGTGAAAAGAATCGCTTAATGTTTTCAGAATATATCTATTTCCTACTTTTGAAACCTTTTGGGTAGCCTTTTAGTGCTTCACATcaagttttaaattataacTGGCCACTAAATCAGTACCAGAAGAAATAGTACAGCAGATTAATTACAGCAGTATTTGGCCAATGTGCTTGTCAGTTCATTTCTATCTAATAACTGAACTCAATAAATCTATgataatgattttattttgtaatcgAGAAAGGAAAGCTTATAAAGTGTGTAGAATTGCGGtatgttgttaaaaatacaatCTGTTTCCGGTTTAAAGGGAAGGACAAGTTAACCTTAAAGTAAGGAAAGGTTGACGGTAAGTATAACgaacaaagaatttttttttaatttcagtgGTTTTGCTattattgccaaaaatgtCTCACAAACTTGTGAGTAATTACAAAATGGGTGACATAGATTATGCTGACTTAATTTGAAATCGACGTAAGTGACGGTTGGCATTGGAATAAGTGTAGATGTAGTACGGTAGACTCTAGCTAACAGAGGTGATCACAGAGCCTgaatttgcatattttatcGTAGTTGGAGCAGGAATTGAAAATATGGGCGTGAGCACTAGGTCGTTGGTAGATAGGTTAACAAACACTAGTAGCTGATGCCAGAAAGCGATGATATTTTGTAGCAAGTTTACGCTTTCAttttaattgtaaaaaattgtttgatggACACCGAATTGGAGGTTTTTAGTGAAAGTGGGAATGGGCACTCTCATAGATTGTGACATAAATTCCTCCACCTACGCTTCACACTTTTGGCAATAATACTCAATTAGCAActaaattttatcaaactgttttttgtCCGGTATTCTTACAAAcaatcttttaatttttagctTAATTAGCTTTTATCCTTCACTGTACAGTAAGCATTGACCATTAACGCCctgatttaaattttaaaaaatgtaagaAGATGTGCAATAGATTTTTCTTTGCTCATTATCCCACGGTTGATTCTTATCACCTTAGGATTCTGCAGATTTTCTTTTCTCGCACAGCTTTGCTTCAgtgtgaaatgttttaaatcaacTGCTCTTTATTCTAAATTTGGGTTTTTATAACGCATGACATACAGTTTGCTTCACACATTTTACATGCTTCTTTATAACTATATATATTAATTGTTATATGTATTTTGGAACacttattttgaaattttgaagttaagttgaCAATTGGATATTACAAGATATTTGCTGATATGAAAATCTTCATATTTACAgttaaaataatcttttttatttagaTATCCATCTAAGAATATTCTTTATGATGtaacattaaattttgttgatgaaGAGATGCGCTGTAATCTCAGTGATTCCTTCATAAGGTCTACTGGAAAACTGGACTTGGACGATAATCAAAACAAGGAAAATAAAAACCCCCACATTGAAAACCAGGTTACTGTAATGTGTGTTGGTTACTTGAACTATTGTTACATCAAGCCATTtctaacaattttttaaaattggaatGAACCTGTTATGTGATCTTGCTGGAAAATGAGCTTTCCTGCTTTTCACTCTGCATTAGCTTTCAAAACTTACATTTGACCAAGTCATCAAAAAACCTTGGAACGATTTGCGATCCATGACTGGAAGGGGTGATGTTTTCTACAGAATCTAGATACTGGATTGACAACGCTCACTGACGTCAAACAGTGCAATCCCGTctcttacaaaataataattaaagtcCATCAGTTTTATTCGTTGAACATCCAAACAAACAGTGTAAAGTGTAATCCCGTGGCTTCTCTGTAGAATATCCCCGTCTTGTTTTAACCGCGTTGGTCCATCTAATTTGAAAACGAAATGGTCGTTGGAAGGTTTTCAGTCGACTCAAATTTCTGCAGAGCCGACGTGATAAAAACTTCATCCTTTAAGTTTGCACACATACCGTTGAGAGATTTCTATTTAGGAATTGTACAGAATGATGCCATACTTAAAAGGGGATGGTCGCACTGTGAACGAAATTACCTCGCTTAGATTGTATTAGCGACGTAATGTGATTGGGCGTTAGTTTGCTTTGCAAGGACGTTGTCTTAGGAAAACTACAGTTTCCAGCCAAATCATAAccagtttttcaattttcgaAGGCGTTTTAAGGTCTTTTATGAAATTGGGCGTGTCCTTGCTAGTCGATTTAAATTATCACGAATGTTGCGtttgaagtaaaaaatatgaatattCAGTTGGAAGTGatcgaaaatattttgttttgtctttacATTTATTCGACCCTGCAACTTAACAGTTTTTCTCTGCAGCGCCACAGGAAGTTCACAGTCGAAGAAGCCGCAACACTAGCAAGTGGTGCAGATGATCTGGGAACACTTGGTGGCACGGAAAGCCAAGATTGTGCCGTTCAACccaaaaatcacaaaaaaaccACTAATCAATCCGCAATGGATGATGCAAGTCGTTCAAATCCTATGAATTGTCGGAGACTTTCTGCCGAGGAAGTCTTAGACGCTGTGTTGGctgatgatgacgtcaaacgCGTCACCGTGACGGCATCTGATGACGAATCGTCGTCAAAAAAGACTTGCACTGTTGATGATTTCATTTGGTTTGAATTACCGGTCGTAATTCGTGGTTTTAAGATTTGAAATGAATTGAGTATTTTTCTATTGTTTCCAACAGTAGGCTTAGTGACTAAACTGCAACAACGAAAACGTTCATCAATTACCTATTTTGTCAAATCTAGCGCAGTGAGTCTAAATAGTTGTCAGAATTTTTGTTCCAGGCAATAGTGccgattttttaaatttatctcTGTTCGGTCGCATGTTATTTTATGCTGTTACTTTAAAATCTAACTAAATCGTTTGAGTTGtgattatttttgcatttacaatTATACTTAATTATGTATATGCATTGGTTTATTTTACTGAAAGGTAAATATATTAACATTATGATCTGTCATAGTATTACAAGTTAAAAAatcgttttcattttatccGAAATGGTAAAATATTCATTACGCAAGTCGGTTGATTGTTTTGTAACCACTATGTGAAAAATGTAAACCATCATTTGTTCCTTCAAAAGTGAAATTGAGTTCCAATTGAACTTAAGATTGTCAACAAAAACTAAGGCGTAATAAAAGCTCGTTAATTTaggttgaaaacatttgttaacAGTCGCTTTTGTGCCAACAATAAGCCTCGCCTGTGAACATATATAATTTATGATCCGATTGTTTTGTTCGGCCATAAACTGTGTTTTGTTGGTTTAACTGGTCCACAGCTTTGATTAGTTAATCTTTAACTTAGAAAATGGCAAGGATTTTACGATTTTTATAATGAAATATAGttactttgatttaaaatctTAGCATTTGACCTTCAGTAATTCTGATAGCAAATATCTTGTAGGCTAGTTGCCGCTTCAGGAGATACACTTAGTTCAAGGTAGGCTAGGGCAGACATACGTTGAAATAGCTCGATCTTACTCAAAGTTGAATGCCGCAGCCTTTTCACGACGTCTGTTGTCATCATAATGCGGTTGAAAGAAAGATTGGAACCATGGTTTATGGTAAATATTTCCACCAAGCTCGATCGACGGGTACTTATTAAGTTGTTATAGTGCTTTAAGAGTGCGTGTAGTATTCTCTTACTAAAATGAAGATTCTAAGCGAAAGGAATGTAGCTTACCATTTACAGTTTGATCAGTTGTTACTAAGGTACCGTAAGGTTATATACTTTTCTAATAAACCAAGTCACTGCGTATTTGGCTACCAGTAGATTCCGTAAAAAAACTCAATTTGTAGAAGTCTCAACTTGCAGTTCTCCATAATGTTAGATTTTGCAATGAATTGTAAGTATCAATTCTCTTCTAATGTTCTTGGGCTCTGCGTTCCGAAACTGCAGTGTCGTTGCATTATTTGGTAGCAACTAAAACATAATCCAGATGGCATATCCGTGAAGTGAATTCTGTCAGAATAGACTGGATGGGCACATTGTGATTTTTATAGCTGATTGGAACGTTAAATAAGTTCATAGTAATGTTTCAGACTAAGCAGCCATGCTTGTTGTCACCAGCAAGTTGATACCATGATGTTTTATACACGTTTTAAACAGAAAAGGCATTGCCACTTCTCACCGTGCATCAGGATAAGATATTACCAGTTTGCACTATATTTTCGTTCTCACCGCACTAATGAcgaaaagtattaaaattgAATAGTTTAGCAAGTGCAAAGGTTACATCCTATTTGTGTTTTTAGGAGTACATATCAGTTTGTCAGCGTCGTCTATAATTTGTCATAATCACGAACACATCAAAGTAAATATGACGATTCCGAGACAGAGTTTTAAAAAGCAGCTTTAGTCTGCGGTTGCATTGTGATTTCAATCAAGAATGTAAGtcatttgaaaatttctttccCTCCCGCAAATTATGAAGCAATCGTTGTATAGTGAAAAAACCATACCTAGATTTGTGCTTTTATCAACGCCAACAGTTGGCTTAATGAATATGCATCTGTTGTTAGTACTTTTCTTTGTAATCTTGGCTGATGCTATATGTCTTCGACTGCAACTTCGTGTATTATCACTTGTTGACCAgcaattataaaatatttctaacaAGGTGGGAAAATATGTAACGTCATTACGAAgaagtatatactgtattgtcTCAAAACTAATCAGCATTAAGCTAGTAGCAATTGCAGCATCGTGAATTTATAATGTGATTTATAATGAATAGGAATTAACCTTTCAGCCTATTTTTATAGTAGCCTAATGTTTTCTAAAAGTTTTAAGCGTTTCAAATTGTGAACGTTGCTCTCCGCTCATCGGCCCTTATGTATAACAACATTTACTAGCGATTATGAAGGATATCTCGCCACCCCCAAGTAAGATTTTATTTCTcgctttgttaaaaatgttttcttaaaGGATGTAATAATGGGCTGGTAACATGCCATTATTGTGAAATTGCGTAATAGAAAATTTGAATGCTCTTTCATGGACGCATCATAATTATAAACAAACGTAAGACATTCTAACTGAGTTCGAAATTGATCGCAGAATTAATAGGAGAAGAACGATTCAGTGAATCAGATGCGTCAGCGCTGGCAAAAATTGCTTCACGGCGATCAAAGGTAAGCAAATTTTCACCATTTTACAACAACGTTAAACGAGCAACAAGTTAGAAAATCTGAAAATTGATGACTTCAGTTCTCTTTCGACGACCTGTAGaactttaaaatattgtaaCTATTGCGCCTAGACCGCTGCCAATTATTTTCTTAAGTAACACAAGCTGGTAGGTACTGCCCACGATTAGAATATAGTCTTCAGTATCACTTAATGTGAAGTAATATGATATATTCTGTGTTTTGTTTGGTAAAATCGATTCTACGAAGCCTACAGCTGGCCatatagttttatttatacGTAAACAACTCAAAGTTGTAGGAgttctgtttttgaaaatgcgGAGTAAATATGCGAGTTGCCGGGAAAAAATGGTGACAATGCTATTTTAAGTTGAGTAAAAGAACTTACAATCACTTCTTTtattctttgaaaaatctaTTTCGACAAAAACTATCATCATTACATAGCTAGAAACGAGTACATTCGATGCGTTGCGATATTGCATGAACTTCTCATCTATAAATACATTGCATTGAGTGGTATTGAAAAAGTGTACTAAATATGTTGTTAGCCTATAAGCACTTTTCGCGAAAATTGTTAGAGTCACACCCTAACCGCTAAATAGTAAGTTagctattttttttattcattaccTGTCTTTGTAGGTTACatattgaaaagaaaaagaaatagACTATTGTTACGTTCATAATTTTTCaggaaaaaaaaactttataaaacagaaagaaaacaaattcttaAATGCGCATTGATACTTACTATAAAACTACTTAAGTAAACtctgtttgaaaattgttgaCCACGTAAAGTATTACATGCACTCTGCGGacgtaaatattaaataagaCTTTACACTTAATTTATGACTTTTATTTGCCTCGTGGTatcattacaaaaaaattgtttattcaCAAATACTAGGATTAGAATCTAATATGttaatttgctttatttgaGCTCGTGTTTGCTTTTCAGTTGCAACGTTTACTCTCTTTTGATGAAACTCTTCCCAAAAAACGATTGTCGCTAAAGGAAACTGTTCTTTTGCGAAGTCGATATGGAATAACAAAAGATCATCAGTCGAACACAGAAATGAAGCCGCAAGCTGGCGCCAAAGGTATATAAGCCAGGCACGTGTAATCGTGTATGTCGTAATTTGTATCCGTGGACTGGGGTTTGTCGTATTGGCATTTTAATGAATAGATTAAACGCAGAAACGTAGTTTTGCTAAATTTCCCACTCATTTACAAACATAACACCAAAAAAGCACAAGGTTAAAGATTagttttacaaacaaaaacgtgACTTTTCTAAGAACAGGCCCATCACGATATTTATGTTCTCGTTGTTCTAGCACTTTTGTTTCTGTTAGCTAAACCACACGTGTGCAAACAGAACTTAGAATTCAATTTTGAAGCTTCCCCTAGCTTAAATAGTTTGCTGGTGACCGCGCCGCTCGTTATATATGAGTTGATCAACAAGTTATTGTGTGCTAAACGTGTGCAAATTAATACATGACTTATGAGTGGTGGGTATAGACGTTAACAGTTAGCGTTCGAACGTCACAAATAAATCGGCTCATTTTCAAGTGCGCTTAAGTGCATAACCTTTCGACAAGAGATTGATATTAACGCGTTTCCAGGCATTTTTGGAAAAGGAGCTGATTAAATCTTAGAAGAGCCCATCAAGACAACGATTTTCTTAACAGGCTTTAAGCACATACCCGTCCGAAAGAAGCGAGATGCTGAAAGTAAAGTTAAAAGTTAACCGACAAATACTGCGGCCAGATTGCACAAGCCAGCGCTGTTATAAATTTAGTGTCATTGTCACTGAAGTTGTTAAGTTAATAGTTGATATGTATAACAGAACGCTACGTGTTGTGCGTGTAGGCTGAATGTTAGGATAAATAGGCTATATGTTTAGCTAGCTGCTGCTCATCCAAAGCAAGAACggtaaaaataacttttatatgTTCAAACTAAGAGAAAAAAGAACGTTTTGCTCTTTTAAAAGTATCCAGATGCTTAAAAATGTAATACCTTTCGTTAAAATGGTACGATTTTGTGCATTTCACAGAGCTGTTTCGAAATTCCGGTTCGATCCGTCAAAAGATCTTGGACAACCGAAGAAAGCTGCAGGAATTGTTAAGTGACGTACCTGATGCCATAGTAAGGTCAAGGCAGGCAAGCCTAAGCCTTCAAAGTGGAACACCAAATGGTATGTTTGAAATCTCTTTTATGCTTGTAATATCTTAATAGTATTGACATGTGACATTCCGATTTAAGACTTCTATAAGATAGTGATGGGTTAAGTAAGTTACTGTATTTAACGTCGACTTTGCTCGAGCTGGTTACAGCTTGTTACCAATCTTATTTTTTTTGCTGACACTCTGAGgtatttttaaatatgaaGGAGTGGTATTTAAGGAAATGAATGCGGGTTCTCTCTTGTTATTACTGAAATAGGTATCCGCTTCAACAATTAGGGTGTTTTATCAAAATGATGTTGGAGTTTCAGTAAATTACCACATATTAGTCAAAATCCGTATTAAAGGTAAATAATTAGACTACTTGAATGACGTTGATGGTTTAACAGGAGTGGCCCAACTAATAACCGGTGAAGAAGTTTCGTGATAGGTCATTTTTAAGTCACTGATATAAGTAATATGGAAGTAAGAACATTATACTTTGCGATTgtaatttatacaaaatttattgacgtGAAAGAAGTTTTATaaattatgttgcaaattCGCGTTACTATAGAATATCATAAAAAACCATCATTCGATTATTATATGACAGCTGACGTCACCGCGGTCAGTTGCTGTTACGATTTTCTAAAGAGACGCAAATCATGGAAGTTCTTATCGGACTAAAACATCACTTGTGTAATCATTAACAAATTAGGAAAACAGTCGTTACGTCAGTGTATGGGCAGTAAATACGTCCTTTCAATTTTTGAACACATTTAGGCTTTGTCATGTCAAACGCTTTGGACAACTTGCATCACTGCAAACACCGCTTTTCGCTCGTATACATTTGCCCGAAAGTCGTTAACCGGTACTGTACCTTAAACTGTAAACTTTCATGAAACCACCACAACTCACAGTCTTACAGTGTAGGTTGCAGCAGTTTGGTATTTTCTCgaccaaaaataacattgtGTTTACCGTTCGTAAGCGTCACTTATTCAACCACTTCCCATAATATCAGCTGTAGATGATTATATTCAATTTATCGGGagtgttttatttgcttttgctGGTTTGGTAAGATTGCGGTATTGTGCATGTAAAAGTTGAAGTGGTGTTTAATTGAACATGTAACGAGTTCTTGGAAAACTGTGTCATTTTCCTTTCTATCAAACATTTATACAataccccccccccccccgaAAACCACAAAGGAATGCTTTTGTCAAAGAAAGCGTTTTAATTGTCTGTGTAATAGTTTAATATGTCTCCTCAACGATTCGCGACAAGTTACTAAGTTTAATTAAAGGTTAACTTATCAGGATCCGGAACCACACACGAGTGATAATGTcatgttaaataaataacattcCAAAGCACGTTATAGCAAATACGATACCATGCTTTCGCACTCCAATCATGCACCGATCGGTACCGTTGACTTCAGTTATTCATtggagcaactttttaacTATCTTGACCATCAACTCCTGATAAACAATATAGCCCGATATTTGTAATAATGCGTCGTAATTTGTTCAATGATTTTCTGAGCGGTTACGGCAAGCTTTCACCTTAACCATAACTGGTAGAACTCGTCGATTGGCTTGTACAGGCCAGAACTCACTCTATATTTGTTCATGTGATTTATTACATGGTTCGTGCAATGAGTCAGTCAGACCACAGCCTAACATGGGACTTAGGTTTGACTTTCCGTCAACGACATTTATCAACCAGTAAGTGTTTTTTGCGAAAGTAATCTGACTGGAACGTTGAGGAACGCGAAAGAGCTTCTTCAAAAAAGCAACCTTCGTTAATGTGTGAACCACTCACAATAAGTCAAGTGGTGTAAACGGTGGGCTT
Above is a window of Clavelina lepadiformis chromosome 8, kaClaLepa1.1, whole genome shotgun sequence DNA encoding:
- the LOC143468806 gene encoding uncharacterized protein LOC143468806 isoform X2, which translates into the protein MPLLEFKCASQEVAYQTASTLLLEYIQLILYQRSQIPEPVQLLQRRLRKRKSNLRGSKYGDNCRKNVQIQKEFQQEKKYKDLLESLGKIKKYLDDVVKLCDYTEVLVALGSTSLSIKEAFSAKTRTFVTSPEETRHNEDLLQIQTHCRRFCMSMVQSAMHVDSCPAPSNTRVFVKASKSKFKEGLIPWPNFRYPSKNILYDVTLNFVDEEMRCNLSDSFIRSTGKLDLDDNQNKENKNPHIENQRHRKFTVEEAATLASGADDLGTLGGTESQDCAVQPKNHKKTTNQSAMDDASRSNPMNCRRLSAEEVLDAVLADDDVKRVTVTASDDESSSKKTCTVDDFIWFELPVVIRGFKI
- the LOC143468806 gene encoding uncharacterized protein LOC143468806 isoform X1 encodes the protein MPLLEFKCASQEVAYQTASTLLLEYIQLILYQRSQIPEPVQLLQRRLRKKGKSNLRGSKYGDNCRKNVQIQKEFQQEKKYKDLLESLGKIKKYLDDVVKLCDYTEVLVALGSTSLSIKEAFSAKTRTFVTSPEETRHNEDLLQIQTHCRRFCMSMVQSAMHVDSCPAPSNTRVFVKASKSKFKEGLIPWPNFRYPSKNILYDVTLNFVDEEMRCNLSDSFIRSTGKLDLDDNQNKENKNPHIENQRHRKFTVEEAATLASGADDLGTLGGTESQDCAVQPKNHKKTTNQSAMDDASRSNPMNCRRLSAEEVLDAVLADDDVKRVTVTASDDESSSKKTCTVDDFIWFELPVVIRGFKI